In Prunus dulcis chromosome 2, ALMONDv2, whole genome shotgun sequence, a single genomic region encodes these proteins:
- the LOC117619266 gene encoding protein CELLULOSE SYNTHASE INTERACTIVE 1-like: MVENGGNEVLTGTRSAEEWLSHARELVPLALNKAREVKGFPGRWKMIISKLEQIPSRLSDLSSHPCFSKNALCKEQLQSVSKTLKEAIELAEFCVGEKHEGKLRMQSNLDALSGKLDLNLRDCGLLIKTGVLGEATLPLAMAGSSTEPEAAAHGNIRELLARLQIGHLEAKHKALDSLVEGMKEDEKNVLSVMGRSNIAALVQLLTATSPRIREKTVTVICSLAESGSCENWLVSEGVLPPLIRLVESGSAVGKEKATISLQRLSMSEEAARAIVGHGGVRPLIEICQTGDSVSQAASASTLKNISAVPEVRQTLAEEGIVKVMINLLDCGILLGSKEYAAECLQNLTASNDNLRRSVISEGGIRSLLAYLAGPLPQESAVGALRNLVGSVSMEVLVSLGFLPCVVHVLKSGSLGAQQAAASAICRVCSSTEMKKLIGEAGCIPLLVKMLEAKSNSAREVAAQAISSLMTLSHNCREVKRDDKCVPNLVQLLDPSPQNTAKKYAVCCLGLLCSSKKCKKLMVSYGAIGYLKKLTEMDIPGAKKLLERLERGKLRNFFTRK; the protein is encoded by the coding sequence ATGGTGGAGAATGGTGGCAATGAGGTTTTGACCGGTACCCGGTCAGCTGAAGAATGGTTATCACATGCACGGGAGCTTGTTCCATTGGCACTGAATAAGGCAAGAGAGGTTAAGGGATTTCCAGGTCGGTGGAAGATGATCATTTCAAAGTTGGAGCAGATCCCGTCACGTTTATCTGACCTGTCTAGCCATCCATGCTTTTCCAAGAATGCTCTTTGTAAGGAGCAATTGCAGTCAGTATCTAAGACACTGAAGGAGGCTATTGAATTGGCTGAGTTTTGTGTAGGGGAGAAACATGAAGGAAAACTTCGGATGCAGAGTAATCTTGATGCGTTGTCTGGGaaattggatttgaatttgcGAGATTGTGGGCTTTTGATCAAGACCGGGGTGCTTGGTGAGGCTACGTTGCCTTTAGCTATGGCTGGTTCTTCAACTGAACCCGAGGCTGCTGCTCATGGTAACATAAGGGAACTGCTTGCACGGCTTCAGATTGGGCACTTGGAGGCAAAACATAAAGCTCTTGACAGTCTTGTTGAGGGCATGAAAGAGGATGAAAAGAATGTATTGTCAGTTATGGGTCGTAGCAATATTGCTGCTTTAGTCCAATTGCTCACTGCAACATCTCCTCGTATCCGTGAGAAGACTGTAACTGTAATCTGCTCGCTTGCTGAATCTGGAAGTTGCGAAAATTGGCTTGTTTCTGAAGGGGTTTTGCCACCTCTAATAAGGCTTGTTGAGTCTGGCAGTGCAGTGGGTAAAGAGAAGGCTACAATTTCACTTCAAAGATTGTCAATGTCCGAAGAAGCAGCCCGTGCAATTGTTGGGCATGGTGGGGTTAGGCCACTGATTGAGATATGTCAGACTGGTGATTCTGTTTCTCAGGCTGCTTCTGCTAGCACTTTGAAGAACATATCAGCTGTCCCAGAAGTTCGGCAAACTCTAGCTGAGGAAGGGATTGTAAAAGTTATGATTAATCTCCTTGATTGTGGAATTTTGTTGGGTTCCAAAGAATATGCAGCAGAGTGCTTGCAGAATCTCACTGCAAGCAATGACAATCTAAGGAGGTCTGTAATATCAGAAGGTGGAATTCGGAGCCTGTTGGCTTATCTTGCTGGTCCATTGCCACAAGAATCTGCAGTCGGGGCATTGAGGAATTTGGTTGGCTCAGTTTCTATGGAGGTTTTGGTTTCTCTTGGTTTCCTCCCATGTGTGGTTCATGTGCTTAAATCCGGTTCACTAGGTGCACAGCAGGCTGCTGCATCCGCAATTTGCCGGGTTTGCAGCTCAACAGAGATGAAAAAACTGATCGGTGAAGCCGGGTGCATTCCTCTCCTTGTGAAGATGCTTGAAGCTAAATCAAACAGTGCCAGAGAGGTTGCTGCACAGGCAATTTCAAGTTTGATGACCCTTTCACACAATTGCAGAGAAGTGAAAAGGGATGACAAATGTGTACCAAATCTGGTCCAACTGCTTGATCCCAGTCCACAAAACACGGCGAAAAAGTACGCAGTTTGTTGCCTTGGATTGCTCTGCTCAAGCAAGAAATGTAAGAAGCTGATGGTCTCATATGGAGCAATAGGGTACCTCAAGAAGCTCACAGAGATGGACATTCCCGGAGCCAAGAAGCTACTTGAGAGATTGGAGAGAGGGAAGCTGAGAAATTTCTTCACAAGAAAATAG
- the LOC117618263 gene encoding uncharacterized protein LOC117618263, whose amino-acid sequence MESELKPPSEADDKEGCTTLFVTGAAACCTPNNSEDDHTRRAVLLFESLGSRIFSPESDQSEEWELLRKEFLEPLDEHRRRMYFIRKPCVVKKYLEEVKAGGSSIIKPDALLPNDIIRYVKDKDVSEAAELQWKAMVEDMYLKQKQGKEGSGKFKNCLAVCNITDFMGVPIIELAASLGILVSELTEEPAWKQKVISLSPLPDERPLLHSLQGSDLKSKYEFMMRTCISKHNQGVDFQVVCDLILEVAVNENLKAEQMIKKVFVFTDQVRFGGCSTSCKTPYEEMRSKFREQGYGDDAMPHILLWQIYDLGGWMSRIEEPHPRVTLLAGISDTLIKSFLDNGGEIGRRHLMEAAIADEEYQNLCVVD is encoded by the coding sequence ATGGAATCGGAATTGAAACCGCCATCCGAAGCTGATGATAAAGAAGGTTGTACTACTCTTTTTGTTACCGGGGCTGCAGCCTGTTGCACTCCCAACAACAGCGAAGACGACCACACCAGACGCGCCGTTTTGCTGTTTGAAAGCCTTGGGAGTAGAATTTTCTCGCCAGAGTCGGATCAATCAGAAGAGTGGGAACTCCTTAGAAAGGAGTTTTTGGAGCCCTTGGACGAGCATCGTCGACGCATGTATTTCATTCGGAAGCCCTGTGTGGTTAAGAAGTATTTGGAGGAGGTGAAAGCAGGCGGCAGCAGCATCATAAAGCCGGATGCACTGCTTCCAAATGATATCATAAGATACGTAAAAGATAAGGATGTCAGCGAGGCAGCTGAGCTTCAGTGGAAGGCAATGGTGGAGGACATGTACCTAAAGCAAAAGCAGGGGAAGGAGGGTTCGGGCAAATTTAAAAACTGCTTGGCAGTTTGTAACATCACCGATTTCATGGGCGTGCCAATCATAGAATTGGCGGCGAGCTTGGGAATTTTGGTGTCTGAACTAACTGAAGAGCCGGCATGGAAACAAAAGGTGATCAGTCTCAGTCCATTACCCGATGAGCGGCCGCTGCTGCATTCCTTACAAGGCAGTGATCTCAAGTCCAAGTACGAGTTCATGATGAGGACATGCATCAGCAAGCACAACCAGGGTGTTGATTTTCAGGTGGTGTGTGATTTGATTCTGGAAGTGGCTGTGAATGAGAACTTGAAGGCAGAGCAGATGATCAAGAAGGTGTTTGTGTTCACAGACCAGGTAAGATTTGGTGGCTGCAGCACATCCTGCAAGACTCCGTATGAGGAAATGCGGAGCAAATTTAGGGAGCAAGGGTATGGGGATGATGCGATGCCACACATTTTGCTTTGGCAGATTTACGACTTAGGGGGGTGGATGTCCCGTATAGAAGAACCTCACCCACGGGTGACACTGTTGGCTGGCATCTCCGACACATTGATTAAGTCCTTCTTGGACAATGGTGGGGAAATTGGCCGACGCCATCTCATGGAAGCAGCCATAGCTGACGAAGAGTACCAGAACCTCTGTGTGGTCGACTGA